A DNA window from Streptomyces canus contains the following coding sequences:
- a CDS encoding golvesin C-terminal-like domain-containing protein produces MSVLALALVAPLASAALTSPSDPATPTPGNRVTDTSQLPSGWQKSGDRIVTYDGDGTGLHVLVADAADAYTWHTAATLSEPGIDTDQWIGQTCVTGSGDRAVVVYAPRQAVNDQQGFQQGAFAAVVDLADGTVTKLPELVSLAYFNPGCGDGEQAVLTRPEGEGTQLLTVDAQKGELVRQQTVAGQLTSAVPFGNKIAAARGDSVVSVDAKGATSTLARTDGTPFRLVPDAHSGLAYQVPAGKKVQVRRVTSAGSDKLLGSGALGALAVHGNGGRVFVTGKDAEDAVPALPKSWRTLDVPASAEVSTTGDLALTSVGNGTEAAGGRKAAADIAQAVGIDAVLPGSDTTVGFRVKPKAPKGTQGEEQSPALTDGIHTNSFTPGDDDPSTSTTDPDRACAVTRNDPKLQSLQPSTAQAEWATDLAVQGKLDVRRRSGWNGGELPSYTPQGLFPSTPLKGGGRVPAQIMLGVLSQESNLLQASSRAAAGESSNFIQGGYYGNAGSVHTVNWAAADCGYGISQVTSGMAGADTTYTAEQQQAITVDYAANIAAGLQILQDKWNQLYDKGLLVNGGDPQYLENWWLALWAYNSGFNLPSSTDASAPWGLGWFNNPANGLYPADRKMFLSSGYDDARNPNLWSYPERVLGWAAYSQQKTDPATGATVRAFTVGDWPTGNAPDAQPPHDTFCKPTLNDCDITKPRKVEGSTQPEGPCQRDDFKCWWHQPLSWTDCTTTCGTEVLKYQATDPEPAVAAPHPAACASTLPANALIVDDVPNTVKFRVGDANPCAGEKNWTSRGTLKFTFGSAQQNGATVYPSKIDFHQLGAGFGGHFWLTHTRVPSYTDSVVTGTWTPDRKLGGWAEVMVHLPDHEANTPSATYRIDVGDGTVVEKTISQDTGGKNTWVSLGSYEFKATPSVSLSSATADGTGDASIAWDALAFVPLKEKPTDTGTPSPSPSTQK; encoded by the coding sequence ATGTCCGTACTGGCACTGGCCCTCGTCGCCCCTCTCGCCTCCGCGGCCCTGACCAGCCCCTCCGACCCGGCCACCCCGACACCGGGGAACCGTGTCACCGACACCTCCCAACTGCCGTCCGGCTGGCAGAAGTCCGGCGACCGGATCGTCACCTACGACGGTGACGGCACCGGACTGCACGTCCTGGTCGCCGACGCTGCCGACGCCTACACGTGGCACACCGCGGCCACCCTGTCCGAGCCGGGCATCGACACCGACCAGTGGATCGGCCAGACCTGTGTGACCGGGTCCGGCGACCGTGCCGTCGTGGTCTACGCCCCCCGGCAGGCCGTCAACGACCAACAGGGCTTCCAGCAGGGAGCGTTCGCGGCCGTCGTCGACCTGGCCGACGGCACCGTGACCAAGCTGCCCGAGCTGGTCTCCCTCGCCTACTTCAACCCCGGCTGCGGCGACGGCGAACAGGCCGTCCTCACCCGCCCCGAGGGCGAGGGCACGCAACTGCTCACCGTCGACGCCCAAAAGGGAGAGCTGGTCCGGCAGCAGACCGTCGCCGGTCAGCTCACCTCCGCCGTGCCCTTCGGGAACAAGATCGCGGCCGCCCGGGGCGACTCCGTGGTCTCGGTGGACGCCAAGGGCGCGACCAGCACCCTGGCCAGGACGGACGGCACGCCGTTCCGGCTGGTGCCGGACGCACACAGCGGGCTCGCCTACCAGGTCCCGGCCGGAAAGAAGGTGCAGGTCCGCCGGGTCACCTCGGCGGGCTCCGACAAGCTCCTCGGCTCCGGCGCACTCGGCGCCCTCGCGGTGCACGGCAACGGCGGCCGGGTCTTTGTGACCGGCAAGGACGCCGAGGACGCCGTGCCGGCCCTGCCGAAGAGCTGGCGGACGCTGGACGTGCCGGCGTCCGCCGAGGTCTCCACCACCGGCGACCTCGCGCTGACCTCCGTCGGCAACGGCACGGAGGCGGCCGGCGGCAGGAAGGCCGCCGCGGACATCGCCCAGGCGGTCGGCATCGACGCGGTGCTGCCCGGCTCCGACACCACCGTCGGCTTCCGTGTGAAGCCCAAGGCGCCGAAGGGGACTCAGGGCGAGGAGCAGTCCCCGGCCCTGACGGACGGGATCCACACCAACAGCTTCACCCCCGGCGACGACGACCCGTCGACCTCCACCACCGACCCCGACCGCGCCTGCGCCGTCACCCGCAACGACCCGAAGCTCCAGTCGCTCCAGCCCTCGACCGCGCAGGCCGAGTGGGCGACGGACCTCGCCGTGCAGGGCAAGCTCGACGTGCGGCGCCGCAGCGGCTGGAACGGCGGCGAACTCCCGTCGTACACCCCGCAGGGCCTGTTCCCGTCCACCCCGCTCAAGGGCGGCGGCCGGGTGCCCGCGCAGATCATGCTCGGGGTGCTGTCCCAGGAGTCCAACCTGCTCCAGGCCAGCTCCCGGGCGGCCGCGGGCGAGAGCAGCAACTTCATCCAGGGCGGCTACTACGGCAACGCCGGCAGCGTCCACACCGTCAACTGGGCGGCCGCCGACTGCGGTTACGGCATCTCCCAGGTGACCAGCGGCATGGCCGGGGCGGACACCACCTACACCGCCGAGCAGCAGCAGGCGATCACCGTGGACTACGCGGCCAACATCGCCGCGGGGCTCCAGATCCTCCAGGACAAGTGGAACCAGCTGTACGACAAGGGTCTGCTCGTCAACGGCGGCGACCCGCAGTACCTGGAGAACTGGTGGCTCGCGCTGTGGGCCTACAACAGCGGCTTCAACCTGCCCAGTTCGACGGACGCGAGCGCCCCGTGGGGTCTGGGCTGGTTCAACAACCCGGCCAACGGCCTCTACCCGGCCGACCGGAAGATGTTCCTGTCGTCCGGCTACGACGACGCCCGCAACCCCAACCTGTGGTCGTACCCGGAGCGGGTGCTCGGCTGGGCCGCCTACTCCCAGCAGAAGACCGACCCGGCGACCGGGGCGACCGTGCGGGCGTTCACCGTCGGCGACTGGCCCACCGGCAACGCGCCCGACGCCCAGCCGCCGCACGACACGTTCTGCAAGCCGACGCTCAACGACTGCGACATCACCAAGCCGCGCAAGGTCGAGGGGTCGACCCAGCCCGAGGGGCCCTGCCAGCGGGACGACTTCAAGTGCTGGTGGCACCAGCCGTTGAGCTGGACGGACTGCACGACCACCTGCGGCACCGAGGTGCTGAAGTACCAGGCGACCGACCCCGAGCCGGCGGTCGCGGCTCCGCACCCGGCGGCCTGCGCGTCCACGCTCCCGGCGAACGCGCTGATCGTGGACGACGTGCCGAACACGGTGAAGTTCCGGGTCGGTGACGCCAACCCGTGTGCGGGCGAGAAGAACTGGACCAGCCGGGGGACGTTGAAGTTCACCTTCGGGTCGGCGCAGCAGAACGGCGCGACCGTGTACCCCTCGAAGATCGACTTCCATCAGCTGGGGGCGGGCTTCGGCGGGCACTTCTGGCTCACCCACACCCGGGTGCCGAGCTACACCGACTCGGTCGTCACCGGTACCTGGACGCCGGACCGGAAGCTGGGCGGCTGGGCGGAGGTCATGGTGCACCTGCCCGACCATGAGGCCAACACCCCGTCGGCGACGTACCGCATCGACGTCGGTGACGGCACGGTCGTGGAGAAGACGATCTCGCAGGACACCGGCGGCAAGAACACCTGGGTCTCCCTGGGCTCCTACGAGTTCAAGGCCACCCCGAGCGTCTCGCTGAGCTCGGCCACGGCGGACGGCACCGGCGACGCCTCGATCGCCTGGGACGCGCTGGCATTCGTCCCGCTGAAGGAAAAGCCGACGGACACGGGCACGCCGTCCCCGTCTCCGTCCACGCAGAAGTAA
- a CDS encoding alpha/beta hydrolase codes for MKFRRLRLAGATASALAVACTGPQAWASEQHETAPVPTLTWSDCQGGFECADARVPLDYREPQGRTITLAVIRKKAADPSQRKGTLFLQPGGPGNSGVDFVRGNYADLPAALREDFDVFGYDVRGVGRSSQVVCWDDATYTKAVTAAKGVPGPGAYKPAVQQAADFDQACQNNAGDLLPYVGTQYVARDIDLLRQALGEDRLTYYGRSFGSYIGTVYAAMFPDRVRALALDGAYDPEHYTSRPYAYDRPQYLALDGAMGRFLDWCKADQATCGFGDGDPRAAFQKLKADLDANPVPTANGGQANGYTLVYRLMFNINEGKVIWPSFGEALRKAQQRDNTSFLLRPPSPASFDFLNPNVVVECVDKKYPTDRALLRRQVTTNARLAPLLGPAMAYGPPTYDHQHATACVQWKGEHVSRYGGSFRAKGSAPILVIGNTGDPDTPYQDAVALSRELDNGRLLTFKAEGHTAFGRSACATDAITSYLVDLKVPARGASCADETQPPSSTPTVAPPGTTLTELRNGVSDRVDHIGSLR; via the coding sequence GTGAAGTTCCGACGACTCAGACTCGCCGGAGCCACGGCGAGCGCGCTCGCCGTGGCCTGCACCGGGCCGCAGGCGTGGGCCTCCGAGCAGCACGAGACCGCCCCGGTACCGACCCTGACCTGGTCGGACTGCCAGGGCGGTTTCGAGTGCGCCGACGCCCGAGTGCCCCTGGACTACCGGGAACCGCAGGGCAGGACCATCACCCTGGCCGTCATACGCAAGAAGGCCGCCGACCCCTCCCAGCGCAAGGGCACGCTCTTCCTGCAGCCCGGCGGCCCCGGCAACTCCGGCGTGGACTTCGTGCGCGGCAACTACGCCGACCTGCCGGCCGCCCTGCGCGAGGACTTCGACGTCTTCGGGTACGACGTGCGCGGGGTGGGCCGCAGCTCCCAGGTGGTGTGCTGGGACGACGCGACGTACACGAAGGCCGTCACCGCCGCCAAGGGCGTCCCGGGCCCCGGCGCCTACAAGCCCGCCGTCCAGCAGGCCGCCGACTTCGACCAGGCATGCCAGAACAACGCCGGCGACCTGCTGCCGTACGTCGGCACCCAGTACGTGGCCCGGGACATCGACCTCCTGCGGCAGGCGCTCGGTGAGGACCGACTCACGTACTACGGCCGCTCGTTCGGCTCCTACATCGGTACGGTCTACGCCGCGATGTTCCCGGACCGGGTCCGCGCGCTCGCGCTCGACGGGGCGTACGACCCGGAGCACTACACCAGCCGGCCCTACGCCTACGACCGGCCGCAGTACCTCGCCCTGGACGGCGCGATGGGCCGCTTCCTGGACTGGTGCAAGGCCGACCAGGCGACCTGCGGTTTCGGCGACGGCGATCCGCGGGCCGCGTTCCAGAAGCTCAAGGCGGACCTGGACGCCAACCCGGTGCCCACCGCCAACGGGGGCCAGGCCAACGGCTACACCCTCGTCTACCGGCTGATGTTCAACATCAACGAGGGCAAGGTCATCTGGCCCTCCTTCGGCGAGGCCCTGCGCAAGGCACAGCAGCGCGACAACACGTCGTTCCTGCTGCGGCCGCCGTCCCCGGCCAGCTTCGACTTCCTCAACCCGAACGTCGTCGTCGAGTGCGTCGACAAGAAGTACCCGACCGACCGGGCCCTGCTGAGGCGCCAGGTCACGACCAACGCCAGGCTCGCCCCGCTGCTGGGCCCCGCCATGGCCTACGGCCCGCCGACCTACGACCACCAGCACGCCACGGCCTGCGTGCAGTGGAAGGGCGAGCACGTCAGCCGCTACGGCGGTTCCTTCCGTGCGAAGGGCTCCGCACCGATCCTCGTCATCGGCAACACCGGTGACCCGGACACCCCGTACCAGGACGCGGTGGCCCTGTCCCGTGAGCTCGACAACGGCCGCCTGCTCACCTTCAAGGCCGAGGGCCACACCGCCTTCGGCCGCAGCGCCTGCGCGACGGACGCGATCACCAGCTACCTGGTGGACCTGAAGGTCCCGGCCCGCGGAGCGAGTTGCGCGGACGAGACCCAACCGCCGTCGTCCACCCCGACGGTGGCTCCGCCCGGCACGACGCTCACCGAACTCCGCAACGGTGTGAGCGACCGGGTGGACCACATCGGCTCGCTGCGATAA
- a CDS encoding signal peptide protein, with protein MSKSTRRLKIAFVSVAVALAGLAAAGPAAAAAPAKPAAASAQAQQPAVPVDFVDLPTTALVADGERHEVTVTYRNDSSADRTVAPQLLVESPDAGPFLTPSDVVVEQRTAHGCWRPVQTASQTGTLFTDLTTAQRTLHAGETLTRVYRVTVTNPDARGTVLPRVALY; from the coding sequence GTGTCGAAGAGCACCAGACGTCTCAAAATCGCATTCGTTTCCGTCGCCGTGGCCCTCGCCGGTCTGGCAGCCGCCGGTCCCGCCGCCGCGGCCGCCCCGGCCAAGCCTGCCGCGGCCTCCGCGCAGGCCCAGCAGCCCGCCGTACCCGTCGACTTCGTGGACCTGCCCACCACAGCCCTTGTGGCCGACGGCGAGCGGCACGAGGTCACCGTCACCTACCGCAACGACTCCTCGGCGGACCGGACCGTCGCCCCGCAGCTCCTGGTGGAGTCGCCGGACGCCGGCCCGTTCCTCACCCCGTCGGACGTCGTGGTCGAGCAGCGCACCGCGCACGGCTGCTGGCGGCCGGTTCAGACCGCGAGCCAGACCGGCACGCTCTTCACCGACCTGACGACCGCTCAGCGCACGCTGCACGCGGGCGAGACGCTGACGCGGGTCTACCGGGTCACGGTGACGAACCCCGACGCCCGGGGAACGGTGCTGCCTAGGGTCGCGCTGTACTGA